The nucleotide window GGGGAGCTGCTCGAGCGCGCGCCGGATCGCCTCCACCCGCTCCGAGGAGCGGAGGTCCTGTTCCGGCGTGGCGCCCCGCGCCGGGAGGCCGGCCAGGGCGTCGGTGCCGAGGGAGGGGGGCCTCTTCTTCCGCAGTTCGCTGACGCAGCGGTTCCGGGCCGTGATGAAGAGCCAGGCGGAAAAGGGGACCCCCCGTCCGGCGTCGAAGGAGCGGATCGACCGGTACACGCTCAGGAATACCTCCTGCCCGACGTCCTCCACTTTCCCCGGGTCGCCCAGCAGGCGATGGATGAAGCGAAGCAGCTGCCGGTGGTATTTCTCCACCAGGAGCGCAAACTGCTCGCTCTCCCCCATCTGGACCCTTCGGACCACCTCGAGATCGTTCATGGTTTCGTCACCGGAATCGTACCGTACCGGATGCAGATACGCACGCGCCCCCCCGCGGTTCCCGCAAAAAGGGGCGGGGGCCGGCCGGGCGCCGGCTTCAGAGGTGTTTCGCCGCCTCGCGCCGC belongs to Acidobacteriota bacterium and includes:
- a CDS encoding sigma-70 family RNA polymerase sigma factor; translation: MNDLEVVRRVQMGESEQFALLVEKYHRQLLRFIHRLLGDPGKVEDVGQEVFLSVYRSIRSFDAGRGVPFSAWLFITARNRCVSELRKKRPPSLGTDALAGLPARGATPEQDLRSSERVEAIRRALEQLPEPYRETLMESLGGDPPAEIARRLDISGGTLKSRLSRARQRMRLLLQGSPGGTSDG